The following coding sequences are from one Geothrix sp. window:
- a CDS encoding HD-GYP domain-containing protein codes for MTDNIQVVPQQVSVLIVDDLAIVRLSLRHILTKSGYRCREAEDVAAALAVLDEDTIDLILCDIQMPGASGLDLVKAIKHRIPDTSVVMVSSLEEAETAIECLQRGAFGYVLKPYQPREILVQVNSALRRRMLEIAFRDREAQLAQKVREQTLEIRDSREEIALRLIAASEHRDNETGMHVRRIGLYAAELARLLGWDLQGVDTIRAAAPMHDIGKIGVPDAILQKPSALTEEEWVTMKRHTTMGATILKGSAVPFIQMGARIAIGHHEKWDGTGYPKGLRGEAITLEARITALVDVYDAVSNRRHYKEPWPEEQVVELILKGSGVHFDPRLVELFLANLERFRAILNANPDEAHDEDPGI; via the coding sequence ATGACCGACAACATCCAGGTGGTTCCGCAGCAGGTGAGCGTCCTCATCGTGGATGACCTCGCCATCGTGCGGCTCTCCCTGCGGCACATCCTGACGAAGTCGGGCTACCGCTGCCGCGAGGCGGAGGACGTGGCCGCTGCGCTGGCCGTGCTGGACGAGGACACCATCGACCTGATCCTCTGCGACATCCAGATGCCCGGAGCCTCGGGACTGGACCTGGTGAAGGCCATCAAGCACCGCATCCCCGATACCTCCGTGGTCATGGTCAGCTCCCTGGAGGAGGCCGAGACGGCCATCGAGTGCCTCCAGCGGGGCGCCTTCGGCTACGTCCTGAAGCCCTATCAGCCCCGGGAGATCCTGGTGCAGGTCAATTCCGCCCTGCGCCGGCGCATGCTGGAGATCGCCTTCCGGGACCGGGAGGCGCAACTGGCCCAGAAGGTGCGCGAGCAGACGCTGGAGATCCGCGACTCCCGGGAGGAGATCGCCCTCCGGCTCATCGCGGCCAGCGAGCACCGGGACAACGAGACCGGCATGCACGTGCGGCGGATCGGACTCTACGCCGCGGAGCTGGCCCGCCTCCTGGGCTGGGACCTGCAGGGCGTGGACACGATCCGGGCGGCCGCCCCCATGCATGACATCGGCAAGATCGGCGTGCCGGACGCGATCCTGCAGAAGCCCAGCGCGCTCACGGAAGAGGAGTGGGTGACCATGAAGCGGCATACCACCATGGGCGCCACCATCCTCAAGGGGTCCGCGGTGCCCTTCATCCAGATGGGGGCCCGCATCGCCATCGGCCACCATGAGAAGTGGGACGGCACCGGCTATCCGAAGGGACTGCGCGGCGAGGCCATCACCCTGGAGGCCCGCATCACCGCCCTGGTGGATGTCTACGACGCCGTGAGCAACCGCCGCCACTACAAGGAGCCCTGGCCCGAGGAGCAGGTGGTGGAACTGATCCTCAAAGGCAGCGGCGTCCACTTCGACCCGCGCCTGGTGGAGCTGTTCCTGGCGAACCTGGAGCGCTTCCGGGCCATTCTGAACGCGAATCCGGACGAGGCCCACGACGAGGATCCCGGAATCTGA